One segment of Sphaerodactylus townsendi isolate TG3544 linkage group LG17, MPM_Stown_v2.3, whole genome shotgun sequence DNA contains the following:
- the RAMAC gene encoding RNA guanine-N7 methyltransferase activating subunit has protein sequence MDSTPDILQRYEEMFIHRFTSDDAEYQEYVNSPAAPPPVVEDWLNRERRVPSTLEILQNFEKMFVHRFSSEDEEYQKYVQRPEGQPPLLGDWRSRSGGRDRFRDNRQFRGRGDRYDQQGGYRSSQWQERGWGNSYQQQRQSSYSQHGRAPRYGYSSYSPGPQYGHY, from the exons ATGGATTCTACTCCTGATATCCTTCAGCGTTATGAGGAGATGTTTATTCATCGGTTTACATCAGATGACGCTGAATATCAGGAATACGTCAACAGCCCTGCAGCTCCACCTCCCGTAGTAGAAGATTGGTTAAACAG AGAACGCAGAGTGCCTTCCACACTCGAGATCCTTCAGAATTTCGAAAAGATGTTTGTCCATCGATTTTCATCGGAAGATGAGGAATATCAAAAATACGTCCAACGTCCTGAAGGCCAACCTCCCCTACTAGGAGACTGGAGAAGCAGATCGGGTGGTCGAGATCG GTTCAGAGATAACAGACAGTTCAGAGGCAGAGGGGACAGATATGACCAGCAAGGCGGGTATCGATCTAGTCAGTGGCAAGAAAGAGGCTGGGGCAACAGTTACCAGCAACAGAGACAGTCGTCTTATTCCCAGCACGGCCGGGCGCCCCGGTACGGTTACAGTTCTTACTCTCCGGGACCCCAGTATGGTCATTACTGA